The Sediminispirochaeta smaragdinae DSM 11293 genome has a segment encoding these proteins:
- a CDS encoding Gfo/Idh/MocA family protein, with the protein MSDLRIGIIGCGAIGQDHVKRINEKVQGATVTGIFEINEKVSRSLGESFGVNVFSSGEQLIESSEVDAVVVSSSDETHARYVLKAIEAKKFVFCEKPLTPKSTDGRHILDAEIAGGKQLVQVGFMRRYDPGYRAVRTLLQSGSYGSPLVLHCSHRNAAIPGFTTPMAIQSSASHEIDICRWLLGEEYVSCEVLMAKNSRHSGSDLHDPQFLILRTESGILITVEIFINCQYGYDINCEVVCEDGIVSLPSPPEVLVKNNGKKASAISSDWKARFKEAYEVEFQEWVSAVKQGRVGGPSTWDGYITAVVTEALSQARDTGERVPISHMECPDFYRKK; encoded by the coding sequence ATGAGTGATTTACGTATCGGAATTATTGGCTGTGGGGCAATTGGTCAGGATCATGTGAAGCGTATTAACGAAAAGGTCCAGGGCGCGACGGTAACCGGAATTTTTGAGATTAATGAAAAAGTTTCCAGATCCTTGGGCGAAAGTTTTGGCGTAAACGTTTTTTCCAGTGGGGAGCAGCTCATCGAATCGAGTGAAGTAGATGCCGTTGTCGTGTCCTCTTCGGATGAGACCCATGCGCGCTACGTGCTTAAGGCCATCGAAGCGAAAAAATTTGTGTTCTGCGAAAAGCCTCTGACCCCAAAATCGACCGATGGCCGACATATCCTCGATGCGGAGATTGCAGGAGGAAAACAGCTCGTTCAGGTCGGATTTATGCGGAGATATGATCCGGGGTATCGGGCCGTACGGACTCTTTTGCAGTCGGGAAGCTATGGATCGCCATTGGTCCTCCACTGCTCACATCGCAATGCCGCTATCCCCGGTTTCACTACTCCCATGGCAATCCAAAGCAGTGCCTCGCATGAAATTGATATTTGCCGCTGGTTGCTTGGGGAGGAATATGTATCATGCGAAGTGCTTATGGCAAAAAACAGCAGGCATAGCGGAAGTGATCTCCATGATCCGCAATTTCTTATTCTTCGTACCGAGAGCGGAATCTTGATAACTGTCGAAATTTTTATTAATTGTCAATATGGATATGATATTAATTGTGAGGTTGTATGTGAAGACGGAATTGTTTCTCTCCCTTCTCCTCCTGAAGTTCTGGTAAAAAACAACGGGAAAAAAGCGAGCGCCATTTCTTCCGACTGGAAGGCACGTTTCAAAGAGGCCTACGAAGTTGAATTTCAAGAGTGGGTTTCTGCGGTAAAGCAGGGCCGGGTCGGAGGGCCGTCGACCTGGGATGGTTATATCACTGCAGTTGTAACCGAAGCCCTATCGCAGGCCCGTGACACGGGGGAGCGGGTTCCTATTTCCCATATGGAATGTCCAGATTTTTATCGAAAAAAATGA